The DNA window GAACACCGTTGAATTCGTATTATCTGGACGAAGAGTTTGAGAGTGTCGCGAAACGTTTCTGTTGCGTATGCATGGTTTTGGTATTGCAGGGTTAAAAGGCTACGAATGTGTtcgtagcaaaatcgtagcagAATATATGTGTGATTTGCAGGTCTGGTTGGGGAAGATGACTAGGTGTCCTCACGGTATTGGCgaatttgaatttcgcgcgcgttACCATGTGTCTGtttgtcttttttatttatttcattcaagATGTTTTGTTAACACATCAACGACACAGCTGAGTTGGTAAGCGCGTTTGGGGGTTAtaccaagggtccagggttcaatccctggcccttgctattattttttctgaaatttctaATTCCTGATCCTGCGCATGCATCATCATGGGGTTCATCGTAGACTCTTAAAATCTGAACCATTCAACCTCCATCCATCTAGATCACACGCTCCAGATTTATTCCCCATACCATGTACCACACTAACAACCACATCAAATCCCAATCCTAATAaactataataattttaattaattatttattttaattaatctcttttaatatatttatttatgtaataatatttatctttataaataaattagtacacgataataatattaaaaatgtcaatttgttgttcgttccgattaaatcgattaatcgctatggtcaacaataattttaattaaaatgtatttaattaaaatacaattaatttctatttgattaaatggtttcgactatcttattagtcgcgatgattaatctttctattttcctTATTCTAATTcgctattctttttaatcgaatcaatcgattacgaggggtaacgatacaaactaattattcataaaattattaaaaaataccttaattcattattagtgataatcgaatcaatcgattaaaattggtagtgatgcaatttcaatcttttaactatggcgatcgaatctattgatcgttgcggttaatagtgctaaatcaaatcagggttgtacgcccaaatcctaaaacacttcccaaatctaaaacattccaaacacttcaaatcaaactacggatttttatccttattcaaaactactatGGGccttcaaaaagccttcaaaccatcaaATCAAATCCCAATtttagggcgtacaacccttccccgaactacgttgactctgattctccataaggagatacgtaggcacttggataaccaaggggagtccccttccctctaaatctcatttttcccgattCGTTCctcttaattatttaaccctcgaaagcataaacctttatctttaaatgtcagcctttaggaaagggttgagggtgcctaacaccttccctcgacctgaatatagtatcttaccctgatctcttaactacgtagggtttcctattcgcccttcagaataggtggcgactctaatctttaatttttagggcaggttgctacacacggTTCAAAAAAATGTGAAACAAGGTGGAGGCAGTCAACTAACTCCCAAGCTGAATCAAGAAGTTTTGAGGATCAAACAACCTTCCTGGGACGTTTTAGAAACTCTCCCCATCAGTCCCAGGTGCTACAGCATATTTGAGTTGCTCACATCACCTCACGGTTTGCATCAATTTTTTTCCAAATCGATTTCAATCATTCGCTCATTGTAAATCTGCTTTGACTCCATATTTGCGTTAGTAATGATGTTTGCGAAGTGTTTGGATCGTTCAATTTAAGTTTTGACGCAGGAATACCATGATGCCATTCTTAGGGTTTCAAAACCTCTAATTGGGATCCCTCGTTCTAAGCAAAATTGGGCCAAATCGATGGCACCATTGAAACCGGAGCATCAATTCCAATCGAACCATGGTTTTCCCTTGAACTTATATTGTGTATTGCTAATTTGTGAAAGTTGCAGGTGTTAGCCACGAATGAAACCGTAGCAAAACTAAGGCCAATTCGTAGCTAATAGAAACTGGGctcaatgaagatgatgaagccaGGGCGCGTGCGTTtccaatttaaaattttaaatatcttGTTTTCATTAATACTATCAGTGCATTTGGTTTTGTTTGCAGCGGATGTAACATGGCCCAATGGCAAGGAGAAGCGCGTAAGGCCTTTATGTATGAGGgaaggggttcgatccccactctCAACATTATTTTGACAATTTTTCTTAGGTTGCTTCTGGCTATAGATCTGACGCGTCCAGCAAACAAAGGACCATCGTGCGCCCTCATCGTACAACCGTTTAATAATCTCAGATGTAGATTTAGTGCCCATGAACCGTTTGAGCTTACTAATTCACACAATGCTAATTTACTCTTGGCCTTCTTCGGTCTTAAAGAACATTCATAAATGGGCGAGAAATTTTATTTGGAGTGGGGAAAGTGACACTCGCAAGCTTGTTACGGTGGCCTGGGATAAATGTTGTCGACCTTATGAGGAAGGAGGCATGGGGATTAGATCACTGGTTACTTTAAATGAGACTGCAAATTTGAAACAGTGTTGGGATTTAGTAAGCTCTCATGATCAGTGGGCTTGCTTACTTCGTGCTAGAGTTTTGCGGGATAATCAACCGATTTCGTACCATATTTTTTCTTCTCTGTGGAGCAAGTATGAGAGCTTCTTGGGAAGATGTTAGAAGTAATTCTGGCTGGCTCATTGGCAATGGGAAAAATATTAATTTCTGGTCCGACAGTTGGAACGGTTCCAATGTGCTTGACACTCTTAACGCAACCGAAGGTTCCCATCCTTTCGCAAAAGACAAAGCTGCAACATACATTCAGAATCGCCAGTGGCAGCTCCCTAATGCAATCCAAATAATGTTTCCAACCCTTGCTAACTTACTGTCTAATGTTCATCTATCCATGTTAGAAAAAGACGACCTCTTTATTTGGACTCCAGCAGCTGACGGCATTCTAACCTTGAAAGCAGCTTATGACTTTAAGTCTTGCAATTACAACGATTTCGATTGGGGGAAGCTTATCTGGAATGCCCACATTCCAGCCTCGCAATCTTTGGTTTTCTGGAGGTTGCTTCATAATAAAGTTCCGACGGACGATAATTTGATTATTCGAGGAATTCAGATACCTTCAATTTGTAATCTCTATTGTGGAACACTTGTTCTTCTCTTGTCCTTTTGCAGCCAGGATCTGGAAATTTTTATCTTCGATAATGTCGCATAATTTTTCCTCTGTTACGGATGTTTGGACTGCTTACAAAAAGCTTAATTCTGATCAGAGTAAGTTGGTTCTTCTGGATGCAAGTATTAGCATAGTTAATACGATTTGGAAAGCTCGTAATCTGAGCCGGTTTGAAGATAAAAACATCACTTGGACATCCGTTTTGAACTTGGTCAAGGTTGAGGTTGCGTTCACGGGCAATACTACTCCGAAAATCGGTTCAAACTCAGTCTTGGATTTTCAGCTGC is part of the Vicia villosa cultivar HV-30 ecotype Madison, WI linkage group LG2, Vvil1.0, whole genome shotgun sequence genome and encodes:
- the LOC131650636 gene encoding uncharacterized protein LOC131650636, with the translated sequence MRASWEDVRSNSGWLIGNGKNINFWSDSWNGSNVLDTLNATEGSHPFAKDKAATYIQNRQWQLPNAIQIMFPTLANLLSNVHLSMLEKDDLFIWTPAADGILTLKAAYDFKSCNYNDFDWGKLIWNAHIPASQSLVFWRLLHNKVPTDDNLIIRGIQIPSISRIWKFLSSIMSHNFSSVTDVWTAYKKLNSDQSKLVLLDASISIVNTIWKARNLSRFEDKNITWTSVLNLVKVEVAFTGNTTPKIGSNSVLDFQLLKSFNIKLNPPKAFIVKEFLWHPPVLH